Genomic DNA from Fusarium oxysporum Fo47 chromosome IX, complete sequence:
GCTCTTGTGATCTTGAAGTCGATGCCCTCGATCTTTCTAGGAGCATGAAGTACTTGACCCGGCTCACCAGCTTGGGACTTTCTCGCATTACCCCAGCCGTAAGCATCACCATTGTCGAGAACTGCAACGACATGTCCCATGCAAGCAGCCAGGTCGACAACTTCTGTTCCTGAAGGTGGAAATTCTCGAATTTGGGTTGCTGATGGTGTCCGAATGATGAGTTCTCCCAGACCTAGTTCGCCTTTCATACCCGCCCCGACACTAAAAACTCgagtcttctttccatctGCATCTTTAGCCACAATGATAGAAGCCTCCCAGGTTGCTGTGATCAAGGCAATCTCGCCAACTAGAGATTCTCCATCCTTGGTAAGCTGAATCTCTCGAAACACAGCTGCATCTGGACCAGTGTTCAATCCACATGCACCAGGCGTGGGATCACCACTCCAGTAAAGCTGGCCGGTTTTCGTAAGAAGCAATGTATGGTTCCCACCCGCTGCGACTTTTGTAATGGAGGAGGTTGGAGGGTCAGGGTGGAAGAGTACCTGCTTCGGCACTGAAACGTCTTCTTTGTGGCCAATGCCCAGTTGACCAGAGCCATTTGAGCCTAACGCAAACACGACCTCCATTTTTCAAAAGAAGCGAAATTATGAAATGAATCAGTGCAAGTCACCAAAAGCTCCTCTCGATATTCCGAGTACTTCTCTTGACGCTGAAGTGGGTAGCTTCATAGATCCACCTATCGCTATAACGCGAAATATCGTTGGCTTA
This window encodes:
- a CDS encoding regulator of chromosome condensation 1/beta-lactamase-inhibitor protein II, producing MEVVFALGSNGSGQLGIGHKEDVSVPKQVLFHPDPPTSSITKVAAGGNHTLLLTKTGQLYWSGDPTPGACGLNTGPDAAVFREIQLTKDGESLVGEIALITATWEASIIVAKDADGKKTRVFSVGAGMKGELGLGELIIRTPSATQIREFPPSGTEVVDLAACMGHVVAVLDNGDAYGWGNARKSQAGEPGQVLHAPRKIEGIDFKITRAVCGREFTCLFGDPQSGHIKVLGSDKWKIQSGAPETCPGWKDVGSSWGNIYVLEKDGSLQAWGRDDHGQLPPPNLPELSKIAIGSEHVVALSTAGDVLSWGWGEHGNCGPQVEDNDVKGRWNVIASSKFIPPGSKIGEVGAGCATSWVFITAE